Part of the Oceanispirochaeta sp. M1 genome, AGGAATATTTCATTCCGGAGTCTGGGCTAAAACTGTCCGTTTATTCCCGGAATTGCTGTCCGGTAAAACCCGGAATGAGTGTCCGGTTATGTCCGGAATAGGTGTCCGGTATCATCCGGATTCCGCACAGGGAAGTGTACTAACGGCACTCTTGATAAGTATGCAGTTAGAGAGCCTTGGTACACCCTTGAAGGGAGTGGATAGTGAGCGTTTTTCAACAAGAAACAATAATGATTAAAAAATTATCAGATTTATATAGGGTGGTGTTGTAATGGAAAAAGATGCATTTTATTTTCCTCATTTTTACAATGCTAGACAAGACCGAAAAATTAAAAGAGTCAGGAAGGAGCTCGGTGTAGAAGGATATGGGATCTTTTTTATGATTCTTGAAGTCCTTCGGGAGCAGACAGACTATCGTTTTCCTCTAGAAGATATTGACTTATTAGCAGATGACTTCGGAACATCGGTGCAAAAAGTTCAAGCAGTAATTTCAAATTACGGATTGTTCCATTTTGACTCTAAAGAAACTTTTTTCTCTTCAAGTTTGATCATGTTTCTACAGCCATATTTTGAAGGAAAGGAGAAGAAGAGAATCTCTGGAATTAAGGGTAATCTGTTACGCTATAAGCATATTGAAAAAGAAGTACTTGAAGGTATGAGTGATAAAGATATTGAAGAAGTTGCAGAAGGAATCACTGGATTCTCGCATAGCGAGCGCAAAGCGATCCCAAACCTATCGCAAATGCTCGCAAATGAAAAGAAATTAAAGGAAAGTAAAGAAAAAAAATTAAAGGAAAGTAATGAAATTAGAGAAAGTAGAGAAATAGATATAAGAGGGAGTATTGAGACTGTTGTCTCTGTTTCAAATAAAACTGAGTCTTATATATCAGATGCCCATTTATTGAGATATTGGAAAGACTCATTATTACAGAAAGAGCCTCTTTCTACATGGTCAGATATAAGCAAGGAAAATGAGCAACTCTCAATACTCACTAACAAGACTATAAACATTTTTGAACAGACACCTTATTATACGACAAAGGAAAAACTGGTAGATGAGATAATAAATTTATTCTTGGAAATGAGGGATTCTGGAATAGTTCAAGGGATTATTGGATGTCCAACAATCCCTTCCCACATAAGTCAGTTTTGGACAGAAATAATAACAACAATGACTGATCGGTTCCACATTGAAGCTGAAATTCATCAAGCTGATGCATTAGTAGCAGAGGTCTAATTGAAGTTCCTTCTTTCATACATTCTTCCAGGATCTTTCAAGGTTCATTTTTTATCATACAAAGTTTAGCTATGAATCAAAGGACTAGAGGATACTAGGAAGATTGCGAAAGTTGGAAATCTACTAGGCAATAAAAGAGGGGTTGACGCTTATCGTGAAGAGACTATAGCAATCCTTGAAGAAGCTCAGGGAGCATTTGAAATGTAATTCATGTCTGTTTCATAACTTATGAAACAAAACGAACCAATTTCCAAAGTATTTCGGAAAAAATAGAGATCTAGAGCTATTAATTTTCTGACATGAGTTTTATAATTTTCGTATGGGAAGAATTGCTTATAGTAATAGTTTGATCATTGAATCTCTCCAGGAGCTATCTATTCGTAGCATAAATGAGCATTTGAATGCAGCTCTTATATACTTTGAACAGTATAACACTGAAGAGTTTTATTCTGATGGTTTGAGTTTTAGATTAATAACAACATCTGAATCTAGAAGAGTAGATGTACATGGGTATAAGAGTGGTGCCCGGATTACATCAACAATTGAAGTAATTCCTTGTCAGTATGGAGGATTACGTTTCTATTTTTTATGTCCTATGTCAGGTAGAAGAGTTATGAAATTGTACAAGTCTCCTGATGGGTGGTTTAAAAGTCGATTTGAATTGAAAGCAGTCTATAGAAGTCAGAAAGAGCATAAAGGACAGTATTTCTATTTGCACAATTCTTTTGATTTAAAACGTAAAGCAAATGTTCTGCAAAACAATGGTCACAGTAGAAAAGCTAGCAGGCTTCTGTTAATGGCTCAACATTCAGAACTCAACTTTATGTACAATTATAGGCTTCAGTTTGAAAAGTGGATGAGAAAAATTCGATAAGCTTTTAATGATCCTCATTATATGTCTATCGAATGGGGCAGGATTAACTTGGTAAAGAAATCCATGGTTATTATAGGATGAGGTTATGTATGAATAACAAGGACGCACTATGGCGATTTCTCTGTATCCCTGTGATAATTTACATCTTGATGGATAGCAAGAATATGGGACCTACCGATATAACCTTGATTCTCCATGAGTTTGGACATTGGATATCTGCGCTTATCTTCACGTTTCAAATACCTAAAATGACCTTTGATTTTGAAGCAGGATCAGGCTTTTGTACTCATGCTTCTACTTTTTTCATCTTTAAATGGATTATCTGTATTATGGGTGCAGGATTTCAAAATATAATTGGAGCTTGTATCTTCAGAATATCAAAACCAAAAGGCTTTGGTTATATCCTGAGAGCAATCGGATTGACATTATATATTGTAGGTTGGTTTGATCTAGCTTTTAATAAAGAAATATATATTTCAGAAATACATTCTTATGTTCCAGCTGACTTTGCAGAGAATACTATTCCAAAACTCATTCTATTTTTTTATCTGAATTACCATCTGATATGGCATGTTATGGCTAAAACTAATATTAACGGAAGTTATTTTTATCAGGAATTTATGACTCAGGCAGGATATAAGAAGAGATCTGATATAGTTATCCCTCCTTGCAAGGAAGATAAAAAAGGAAAACTTAGTTCTTTTAGTGATGAATTTCTTTATCAGTCTGGAATAAGAAAGAGGCCTTATTAAAGATGTATAGAAACAATTTCCTTCTTAATGAAATATATATTTAATTTATTGAAATTCTTACTCTTAATAGTCTAAAAAATAGTGAGAATATCAGTATTGGAATACTCATCAAGGGATGTACTAAGTAGATCATATTTCAAAATTATCAATATTTGTAGTCAACGAAGCTTAACAAATGTACCCCTAAATTAATCAAAAGATATTAGAAAATATCTTAATCCAATCCTCCCCCTCATCATATGTCCCTCAAACGATTAATCAATATTATATAAACACTTGGTTCAGAGCATTAAAAGCATCATCTAAGAAGATGATTCCTATTAGTGGTGGTGTAATCATTTTCTGTTAAGTAAATAAGTGATTATGTTTTTTTAGTTTTGGAGGAAAAATGAATAAATTCTTATTACTGTGTATCTTCTTTATTGTTTCAACTGGAATTGTTTTCGCTGAGAAAACTCAATGGTTCGCTGTTGGTTACGAACGCTCAGGTTACAGCTTCTCTTCTGCAGCACTCTCACCAGGGGCAGTCGGATATGGAAGTAATGGTCTAAATCTTCAAGGCTATACCTTCAAGGATGAAAAGCGGAATGGTTGGTTTTCTGCGACCACACTAAGATTTCCTAATGTGATAACAGCCACTGATGGAATCTACACTGAGACATATGGCATTCGTGAGATCTATGACAGTGCATTTGCAGTTGATATGAAGTTCGGTCTGGGGTTTAGATCAAATCCTGAAAAAGTAGTGCAACTTTATGGTGGACTCGGTCCGCATATCCTGGTCTCGTTTTTTTCCTTGAGTTTCTATGATTATGACTATGGATCTATTGCGAGTAATGAAATAGATATAGCACTGGGTATAGGGTTGGAGCTAGGAGCAAAATTTAATTTCAGTGAAACTGTATCACTATTACTTGGTTCAGGGCTCGCCTTAGACTTGGCAGGCTACTATAGACTTTCAGCCACTAATGGATATCAAACAGAAACTGACTCAGATTGGGTACAAGGATATTTGGGGTTTGATATTAGTCCTAAACTCTGCTTAAATTTTCAATGGTAAGTTTATGAAATCTATTCTCTCTTAAGAGACCCTCCTGGTTTTAGTTAAAATCCAATCAAGAGGGTATTCTCCTTAACAGGGGAGGAGGGATTACTTATTCATACATTGCCTAAAATACTAGGTCACTATTCTGTTGATACTCTAACTTAGTACAATTTATATGATGTTCCACCGGAGGAATATTGGAGGGAAGCATGAAATGGCTACTATTCATTTTTATTCTTACAATTCTCCTTTCGGGTTGTGATCCATACACTGAGCAATACACCATTCAAGGCAGATGGTACAAAGACCTGGACAACACTACTATTCGTGAATTGCTTGATTTCGGGGATGATTGGCTCTTAATTGGAATTGATCATGGAATCTGGATTGAAGAGACTTCCAGGCATTCTATCACTTACTGGAATGGTATGGTTTATTTTGATTTCACTTATTATGAGTATAAAATATATGGGAAATATCTTCAGATTTGGGATGATGAGTATATAAGAGAGATAGATTCCTGATGAGAAAGTAAGTATTGTGAAACTTAAAATGTGGCTTAACTGGTATTACGTTTTTTAGGGTTAGGATCAGTTGGGTCAAAGTGGATGTTGAGGAAAAGCAAAATTATTCAACATCCATAATCAATTAATAAAGAGCATATTTAAAATATATAGAGGAAAAATTGGTAGAATACCTCACCTTGTAAAGGCAATGTTTTAATTCCATCATACAGTTCTAGTAATAGGAGTGTGCCAGAAATCCTCCATTTATAAAATATTAATAGAATAATCGACTTTTATCAGATAATATAAAC contains:
- a CDS encoding DUF4373 domain-containing protein encodes the protein MEKDAFYFPHFYNARQDRKIKRVRKELGVEGYGIFFMILEVLREQTDYRFPLEDIDLLADDFGTSVQKVQAVISNYGLFHFDSKETFFSSSLIMFLQPYFEGKEKKRISGIKGNLLRYKHIEKEVLEGMSDKDIEEVAEGITGFSHSERKAIPNLSQMLANEKKLKESKEKKLKESNEIRESREIDIRGSIETVVSVSNKTESYISDAHLLRYWKDSLLQKEPLSTWSDISKENEQLSILTNKTINIFEQTPYYTTKEKLVDEIINLFLEMRDSGIVQGIIGCPTIPSHISQFWTEIITTMTDRFHIEAEIHQADALVAEV